One segment of Belonocnema kinseyi isolate 2016_QV_RU_SX_M_011 chromosome 7, B_treatae_v1, whole genome shotgun sequence DNA contains the following:
- the LOC117177241 gene encoding nuclear RNA export factor 2-like, giving the protein MSKRGKIPSLMQAQQFIKIREKEHSILQQQQKIQQQRQQQQQKMQQKQGQGPVTPVVLDSSTALKIISSSVMFNERALMGRNDTWHKIQISRGGKFEMEFILKSVLSAVHPADLIPVRYQILGEDSFFLARNCGPALEKLCQSSLIINDLNGEPLVLTITLGFASIHDIKINIQPLLISLINKRHDTAQRSIYLDSFHRDGEISRTVYCPLTQSRTFNHVLKLIKTSVPPVTSLSLRGNELTNLAAVESANLNTLQSLDLRNNRLLMVDALAPLKNNPLREIWLDGNPLCENYSSPHKYIEAVKKYCPNLLKLDGVLVQSGLPNAPVMYQNYIKSERAKPIVDQFVTHFFTLYDQKDRSILRGIYHEDAMFSMTLSPPPSDVGRQNLLNFMSNNRNILNLNDFGSYRNLLFQGHDCIIDTISRYPPTQHMRKSFTVDLMFADSNFLMICVEGIFRNLDTMLGFNRTFVIVPGDENEYNIMNDQLHVYFLQPGSLLPSFTKFYEAEEPPEIQPTCLSEKEKEELVDMFCEITTMNTKYCQRHLEDIGWDIRKAVKDFMYLYKNGCVPREAFIK; this is encoded by the coding sequence ATGAGCAAACGAGGGAAAATCCCCTCGCTCATGCAGGCGCAGCAGTTTATAAAAATTCGCGAAAAGGAGCACAGTATTCTGCAGCAACAGCAGAAAATTCAACAGCAAAGGcaacagcaacaacaaaaaatgcagcAAAAACAGGGCCAAGGACCAGTAACTCCAGTTGTTTTAGATTCGTCaacagctttaaaaataatttccagctCTGTCATGTTCAACGAACGTGCACTGATGGGACGAAACGACACTTGGCACAAGATTCAGATTTCCCGAGGCGGTAAGTTCGAAATGGAGTTTATCCTCAAAAGTGTCCTTAGTGCAGTCCATCCCGCAGATTTGATTCCCGTAAGATATCAAATTCTCGGCGAAGATAGTTTTTTCCTTGCCCGAAATTGTGGTCCCGCTCTCGAGAAACTGTGTCAATCCAGTTTGATCATAAACGATTTAAACGGAGAACCTCTCGTTTTGACAATAACTTTAGGATTCGCGTCGATTCACGACATCAAAATCAACATCCAACCTCTCCTTATTTCTCTAATAAATAAACGACACGATACGGCACAACGGTCCATTTATCTCGACTCGTTTCACCGAGACGGCGAAATTTCGAGAACAGTTTATTGTCCTCTGACACAGTCGCGGACTTTTAATCACgttttgaaattgataaaaacctCGGTTCCACCCGTCACTTCTCTCAGTCTCCGGGGAAATGAATTAACTAATTTAGCGGCAGTCGAGAGTGCAAATTTGAATACTTTGCAGTCCCTGGATTTGAGAAACAACAGACTTTTAATGGTTGACGCACTCGCACCTTTGAAAAATAATCCCCTCCGCGAAATTTGGCTCGATGGGAATCCACTCTGTGAAAATTATTCCTCCCCGCACAAATATATCGAGGCTGTCAAAAAATATTGTCCGAATTTGCTCAAATTGGACGGAGTTCTCGTTCAGTCCGGACTGCCAAATGCTCCGGttatgtatcaaaattatataaaaagtgaGAGAGCGAAACCGATTGTGGATCAGTTCGTGACACATTTTTTCACTCTCTATGATCAGAAAGACAGGAGCATTTTGCGAGGAATTTACCATGAGGATGCAATGTTTTCGATGACCCTGAGTCCACCGCCTTCTGACGTTGGTCGACAAAACCTTCTGAATTTTATGTCAAATAACCGAAATATTCTCAACCTAAACGATTTTGGCTCCTATCGGAATCTACTTTTTCAAGGACACGATTGTATTATTGACACGATTTCAAGATATCCACCGACACAACACATGAGGAAGAGTTTCACTGTCGATCTGATGTTTGCGGACTCGAATTTTCTGATGATTTGCGTCGAaggaatctttagaaatttgGATACGATGCTCGGTTTTAACAGAACTTTCGTCATCGTTCCCGGGGATGagaatgaatataatattatgaaTGATCAACTGCATGTCTATTTTCTACAGCCCGGATCTCTATTACCAAGTTTTACGAAATTTTATGAGGCGGAAGAACCGCCGGAAATTCAACCAACTTGTCTCAGCGAAAAGGAGAAGGAAGAACTTGTGGATATGTTCTGTGAAATCACGACCATGAATACGAAATATTGTCAAAGGCATTTGGAAGATATTGGCTGGGACATCAGAAAAGCGGTCAAAGACTTCatgtatttgtataaaaatggttGTGTTCCACGAGAGGCGTTTATTAAgtaa